The stretch of DNA CCAGCGCCTCGGTCTGCACGTCGAGCGCGGAGAGCGGGTCGTCGAGCACCAGGAAGGCGGGCTCGCCGACCACGGCGCGGGCCAGCGCGAGGCGCTGGCGCTGGCCGCCGGAGAGGCTCAGGCCCTGCTCGCCGACCTCGGTGGCGACGCCCTCGGGCAGCCGCGCGACGAAGCCGGCCTGGGCGGTGGCCAGGGCCGAGTCGAGCTGCTCCGGGCCGGCCCCGGGGGCGCCCATCAGCACGTTCTCCCGCACCGAGGCGGAGAACAGGGTGGGCTCCTCGAAGGCGACCGCGACCAGCTCGCGCAGCCGGGCCCGTGGGATGTCCCGGATGTCGGTGCCGTCCAGGGTGATCGATCCCGCGGTGGCCTCGTAGAGCCGGGGCAGCAGGGCGGTCAGGGTGGTCTTGCCGCTGCCGGTGGTGCCGACCAGGGCCATCGTCTCGCCGGAGCGGATGTGCAGGTCGATGCCGTGCAGCAGGTCGGGGGTGTCGGCGGGGGCGTCCGGGTAGCGGAAGTGCACCCCGCTGAACCGGATGCCCCGGTCGGCGGTGGCGGCCAGGCCCGAGCCGGGCTCGGCGGGCTCGGGCTCGTCCATCACCTCGAAGTAGCGGTCGGTGGCGGTGGCCGCCTCGTTGGCGTAGGCGATCAGCCAGCCGAGCGACTCCACCGGCCAGCGCAGGGCGAGCGCGGTGGAGAGGAAGGCGACCAGGGCGCCGGTGGTGAGCTCGTCGTGGGCCACGCGCACCGCGCCGAGCGCCAGCGCGCAGCCGAGCGCGAGCTCCGGCAGGCCGACGATGACGGCCCAGAGGTCGGCCAGCAGGTAGGACTTGCCGATCTCGGTCGCGCGCAGCGCGGCGCTCTGCGCGCGGAAGCGCTCGGCCATCGTGCGGTGCCGGCCGAAGGCCTTGAGGATGCGGATGCCGAGCACCGACTCCTCGACCAGGGTGGCCAGGTCGCCGCTCTGGTCCTGGGCCTGCCGGGAGGCCAGCGAGTACCTGGCCTCGAACCAGCGGGTGAGCACCAGCAGCGGGACGGCCGGCACCAGGGTGATCAGGCCGAGCCGCCAGTCGATCACGAACATCAGGGTGCTGCCCGCGAGGAAGACCATCGTGTTGACGATCAGGAAGACCAGCGGGAAGGCCAGGAAGAGCCGCATGGTGAACATGTCGGAGGTGGCCCGGGAGAGCAGCTGCCCGGAGGGCCAGCGGTCGTGGAAGGAGACCGGCAGCCGCTGCAGCTTGGCGAAGAGGTCGCCGCGCAGCGCGCTCTCCACCCGGGCCAGCGGGCGGGCCACGATCACCCGGCGGACGCCGAAGAGGCCGGCCTCGGCCATCCCGAGCAGCAGGAGCAGCCCGGCCAGCGGCCAGAGCCCGGCGTAGTCGTGGTGGGCGATCGGGCCGTCCACGATCCGGCCGAGCACCAGCGGCACCAGCAGCACGCTGCCCGAGGCCACGGCGGCGGCCGCGACCGACCCGGCCAGGTACCAGCGGGCCTGGCGGGCGTACGGCCACAGCCGGAGCAGGGAGCGCACGGCGGAGTGGCGCTGGGGCTGGGGTGCGGGTGTCTCGGCCATCGCCGTGAGGGTAGGCCGTGCGGGCGTCATTTCTCATCTGGTTTTTCACACCTGACGCGGGCTGCGGCGGCGGGCCGCTCGGAACCGGCCAAACCGGGTCTTTGGGGGTGC from Kitasatospora sp. MMS16-BH015 encodes:
- a CDS encoding ABC transporter ATP-binding protein; amino-acid sequence: MAETPAPQPQRHSAVRSLLRLWPYARQARWYLAGSVAAAAVASGSVLLVPLVLGRIVDGPIAHHDYAGLWPLAGLLLLLGMAEAGLFGVRRVIVARPLARVESALRGDLFAKLQRLPVSFHDRWPSGQLLSRATSDMFTMRLFLAFPLVFLIVNTMVFLAGSTLMFVIDWRLGLITLVPAVPLLVLTRWFEARYSLASRQAQDQSGDLATLVEESVLGIRILKAFGRHRTMAERFRAQSAALRATEIGKSYLLADLWAVIVGLPELALGCALALGAVRVAHDELTTGALVAFLSTALALRWPVESLGWLIAYANEAATATDRYFEVMDEPEPAEPGSGLAATADRGIRFSGVHFRYPDAPADTPDLLHGIDLHIRSGETMALVGTTGSGKTTLTALLPRLYEATAGSITLDGTDIRDIPRARLRELVAVAFEEPTLFSASVRENVLMGAPGAGPEQLDSALATAQAGFVARLPEGVATEVGEQGLSLSGGQRQRLALARAVVGEPAFLVLDDPLSALDVQTEALVEEALRQVLGSTTALVVAHRPSTVLLADRVAVLEEGRITAVGTHQELLHGSAAYRHLMTGEAAPATDGSRTR